The Streptomyces achromogenes genome window below encodes:
- a CDS encoding pentapeptide repeat-containing protein: MTTRPSARNRLAALPRSTSLTAEDFAGQDLVSALLAPLRFTRCSFAGADLRHADLDRCSLKFCDLRHADLRGASLRGTRLAGCDLRHADLRDADLTGAVLGSVNTGIPPHGLTDLTGARFERAVLRDVRLEGVTGEPSWFPGQRSRPGSSSTGA, from the coding sequence ATGACCACCCGCCCCAGCGCGAGGAACCGACTCGCGGCACTGCCTCGCTCCACGTCCCTCACCGCCGAGGACTTCGCCGGTCAGGACCTGGTCTCCGCCCTCCTGGCCCCCCTGCGGTTCACCCGCTGCTCGTTCGCGGGAGCCGACCTGCGCCACGCAGACCTGGACCGCTGCAGTCTGAAGTTCTGCGATCTACGCCACGCGGACCTGCGCGGCGCCTCCTTGCGCGGGACGCGCCTGGCCGGCTGCGACCTGAGGCACGCCGACCTCCGCGACGCCGATCTCACCGGCGCCGTGCTCGGATCGGTGAACACCGGCATTCCCCCGCACGGCCTCACCGACCTCACCGGAGCGCGTTTCGAGCGCGCGGTCCTGCGCGACGTCCGGCTGGAGGGGGTCACGGGAGAGCCCTCCTGGTTTCCGGGACAGCGGAGCAGGCCCGGGTCCTCCTCGACCGGGGCCTGA
- a CDS encoding polysaccharide deacetylase family protein translates to MDRRIRGAALACLLLTAGLATGCTTESRADSSSSSAAPDASASSERAGRGEAGARADTKSATAAAYRKWGLKPLAAPPAPPATKPSRPTAEGGGVPVISEIPTQQKIVFLTFDDGAEKDPKFVTMMRELKIPFTMFLTDAAIRADYGYFKPLQHLGDGVQNHTLTHPNLRTLGASAQKREICGQQTKLKAEYGTTPRLLRPPYGNWNEDTRAAAASCGLEAIVLWRESMQITNMQYQRGDKKLHPGDIILAHFRGPSELKGTTMTEMTANLLRHIQEQGFTVARLEDYL, encoded by the coding sequence GTGGACAGGCGGATCAGGGGGGCGGCGCTGGCCTGCCTCCTTTTGACGGCGGGCCTGGCGACGGGCTGCACGACCGAATCCCGCGCGGACTCCTCGTCCTCCTCCGCCGCCCCGGACGCCTCGGCATCGTCCGAGCGGGCCGGCCGGGGCGAGGCGGGCGCGCGGGCGGACACGAAGTCGGCCACCGCCGCCGCCTACCGCAAGTGGGGGCTGAAGCCGCTCGCCGCGCCGCCCGCGCCCCCCGCGACCAAGCCGTCCCGGCCGACGGCCGAGGGCGGCGGGGTACCGGTGATCAGCGAGATACCCACCCAGCAGAAGATCGTCTTCCTCACGTTCGACGACGGGGCCGAGAAGGACCCGAAGTTCGTGACGATGATGCGGGAACTGAAGATCCCCTTCACGATGTTCCTGACGGACGCCGCCATCCGCGCCGACTACGGCTACTTCAAGCCGCTCCAGCACCTCGGCGACGGCGTCCAGAACCACACCCTGACCCACCCGAACCTGCGCACCCTGGGCGCGAGCGCCCAGAAGCGGGAGATCTGCGGCCAGCAGACCAAGCTCAAGGCCGAGTACGGCACCACGCCCAGGCTGCTGCGCCCGCCCTACGGCAACTGGAACGAGGACACCCGGGCCGCGGCGGCGTCCTGCGGCCTCGAGGCGATCGTGCTGTGGCGCGAGTCCATGCAGATCACGAACATGCAGTACCAGCGCGGCGACAAGAAACTCCACCCGGGCGACATCATCCTGGCCCACTTCCGCGGACCGTCCGAGCTCAAGGGCACGACGATGACCGAGATGACGGCCAACCTGCTGCGCCACATCCAGGAACAGGGCTTCACCGTCGCCCGCCTCGAGGACTACCTGTAG
- a CDS encoding carbohydrate-binding protein, protein MLVRPVIACAGLVAGALVALSGTTAQAATTRYEAEASPALCSGTIDSDWTGYSGSGFCNGANSTGGYAQFTVNAATAGTATLSVRFANGATAARPASLVVNGTTVQTPSFEATGAWSTWATKTLTVSLNAGANTVRLSPTTSAGLPNVDRLDADVSGTTTPPAGSALYVAPGGTDGAAGTQSAPTTLTSAISRVAAGGTIYLRGGTYAYGSTVTVPATSNGTASARTTLAAYPGETPVLNFSAQSESSSNRGLQLFGSYWHVKGLVVERAGDNGIYVGGSDNVIERTVTRYNRDTGLQLGRIASTTPAAQWPARNLILSAESHDNADADGEDADGFAAKLTTGTGNVFRYAVSHNNIDDGWDLYTKTDTGAIGPVTVEDSLSYNNGTLSDGTVNSNGDRNGYKLGGDDIAVNHVVRRSIAFHNGKHGFTYNSNPGSMAVSNNLSVDNAQRNYSWDAGTSVFRGNTSCRFAVSGSNDKTVGDADGSNQFWTGSNGSRCASYSGALGWSFASDGRLVVTLGGRQVTL, encoded by the coding sequence ATGCTTGTGAGACCCGTCATCGCCTGCGCCGGCCTGGTGGCAGGCGCGCTCGTCGCGTTGTCCGGCACCACCGCCCAGGCCGCCACCACCCGCTACGAGGCCGAGGCCTCCCCGGCGCTCTGCTCCGGCACCATCGACTCCGACTGGACCGGGTACTCGGGCAGCGGATTCTGCAACGGGGCCAACTCGACCGGCGGATACGCCCAGTTCACCGTCAACGCGGCCACGGCCGGCACGGCGACGCTGAGCGTCCGCTTCGCCAACGGCGCCACGGCCGCCCGCCCGGCCTCGCTGGTCGTCAACGGCACCACCGTGCAGACGCCGTCCTTCGAGGCCACCGGCGCCTGGTCGACGTGGGCCACCAAGACGCTCACCGTGTCGCTGAACGCCGGCGCCAACACGGTCCGGCTCAGCCCCACCACGTCCGCCGGACTGCCCAACGTCGACCGTCTCGACGCCGACGTGTCGGGCACCACGACACCGCCGGCCGGCTCCGCGCTCTACGTCGCCCCGGGCGGCACCGACGGCGCGGCCGGCACCCAGTCCGCGCCGACCACCCTCACCTCGGCGATCAGCCGGGTCGCCGCCGGCGGGACCATCTACCTGCGCGGCGGCACGTACGCCTACGGGTCGACGGTGACCGTCCCGGCCACCAGCAACGGCACCGCGTCCGCCCGCACCACGCTGGCCGCCTACCCGGGTGAGACGCCGGTGCTGAACTTCTCGGCGCAGAGCGAGAGTTCGAGCAACCGCGGGCTTCAGCTGTTCGGGTCGTACTGGCACGTCAAGGGTCTCGTCGTGGAACGCGCCGGGGACAACGGGATCTACGTCGGCGGCAGCGACAACGTCATCGAGCGCACGGTGACCCGCTACAACCGCGACACGGGACTCCAGCTCGGCCGGATCGCCTCCACCACGCCCGCCGCCCAGTGGCCGGCCCGCAACCTGATCCTGAGCGCCGAGTCGCACGACAACGCCGACGCCGACGGCGAGGACGCCGACGGCTTCGCCGCGAAGCTCACCACCGGCACCGGAAACGTGTTCCGGTACGCCGTCTCGCACAACAACATCGACGACGGCTGGGACCTCTACACCAAGACCGACACCGGAGCCATCGGCCCGGTGACCGTCGAGGACTCCCTCTCCTACAACAACGGCACCCTCTCCGACGGGACCGTGAACTCCAACGGCGACCGCAACGGTTACAAGCTCGGCGGCGACGACATCGCCGTGAACCACGTCGTGCGGCGCAGCATCGCCTTCCACAACGGCAAGCACGGGTTCACCTACAACAGCAACCCGGGCTCCATGGCGGTGTCGAACAACCTGAGCGTCGACAACGCCCAGCGCAACTACTCGTGGGACGCCGGGACCTCGGTCTTCCGCGGCAACACCTCCTGCCGGTTCGCGGTGAGCGGCTCGAACGACAAGACCGTCGGCGACGCGGACGGCTCCAACCAGTTCTGGACGGGCTCCAACGGCAGCCGGTGCGCCTCGTACTCGGGCGCCCTCGGCTGGTCCTTCGCCTCGGACGGCCGCCTGGTCGTGACGCTGGGAGGCAGGCAGGTGACGTTGTAA
- a CDS encoding helix-turn-helix domain-containing protein yields the protein MTTDNPLGDRLDDDDYPAYTMGRAAEMIGATPGFLRALGEARLITPLRSEGGHRRYSRYQLRIAARARELVDRGTPIEAACRIVILEDQLEEAQRINAEYHRAANGASGGTG from the coding sequence ATGACAACGGACAACCCTCTCGGTGATCGTCTGGACGACGACGACTACCCCGCATACACGATGGGCCGGGCGGCCGAGATGATCGGAGCCACCCCGGGGTTCCTGCGAGCCCTCGGTGAGGCGCGGCTGATCACCCCGCTCCGCTCGGAGGGGGGACATCGCCGGTACTCCCGGTACCAGCTGCGGATCGCCGCCCGCGCCCGCGAACTCGTCGACCGGGGGACGCCGATCGAGGCCGCCTGCCGCATCGTCATCCTCGAGGACCAGCTCGAGGAGGCCCAGCGCATCAACGCCGAGTACCACCGGGCCGCGAACGGGGCCTCCGGCGGTACCGGCTGA
- the sigJ gene encoding RNA polymerase sigma factor SigJ codes for MALTMSDVDRFEAARPRLGAIAYRLLGSASEAEDAVQETFLRWQAADVERVEVPEAWLTKVLTNLCLNQLTSARARRETYVGQWLPEPLIAGDPMLGPADTAEQRESVSYAVLALLERLSPNERAVYVLREAFDYPHREIAAILDLTESGSQQIFHRAKKHVADGRTRTEIDEAAARRIIDEFLEAATSGRTEPLVRLLTQDAVSVGDGGGKVPARATAFEGALAVAKFMRGLFKPGKAKRALIGESAEMYAATANGGPAVVAVVDGRVIGVMCLEVTEEGIAAFRNQVNPDKLQRATERWAAADHGEPLVVPF; via the coding sequence ATGGCCCTGACCATGAGCGACGTGGACCGGTTCGAGGCGGCACGACCCCGGCTGGGGGCCATCGCCTACCGCCTTCTCGGCTCGGCGAGCGAGGCCGAGGACGCGGTACAGGAGACCTTCCTGCGCTGGCAGGCCGCCGACGTCGAACGCGTCGAGGTCCCCGAGGCCTGGCTGACGAAGGTGCTCACCAACCTGTGCCTCAACCAGCTCACCTCGGCCCGCGCACGGCGTGAGACCTATGTGGGCCAGTGGCTCCCCGAGCCCCTGATCGCCGGGGACCCGATGCTCGGCCCGGCCGACACGGCCGAACAGCGCGAGTCGGTGTCGTACGCGGTGCTCGCCCTGCTGGAGCGCCTCTCCCCCAACGAGCGGGCGGTGTACGTGCTGCGGGAGGCGTTCGACTACCCGCACCGGGAGATCGCCGCGATCCTCGACCTCACCGAGTCGGGCAGCCAGCAGATCTTCCACCGCGCCAAGAAGCACGTCGCGGACGGCAGGACCCGCACCGAGATCGACGAGGCCGCCGCCCGGCGCATCATCGACGAGTTCCTGGAGGCCGCGACCAGCGGCCGTACCGAGCCGCTGGTGCGGCTGCTGACCCAGGACGCCGTCTCGGTCGGCGACGGCGGCGGAAAGGTCCCGGCGCGCGCCACGGCGTTCGAGGGCGCCCTCGCCGTCGCGAAGTTCATGCGGGGCCTGTTCAAGCCCGGCAAGGCCAAGCGCGCCCTGATCGGTGAGTCGGCCGAGATGTACGCCGCGACCGCCAACGGCGGCCCCGCGGTCGTGGCGGTCGTCGACGGACGGGTCATCGGCGTCATGTGCCTGGAGGTCACCGAAGAGGGCATCGCCGCGTTCCGCAACCAGGTCAACCCCGACAAGCTCCAACGCGCGACCGAGCGGTGGGCGGCCGCCGATCACGGCGAACCCCTGGTCGTCCCCTTCTGA
- a CDS encoding NAD(P)/FAD-dependent oxidoreductase — MQHRIIVLGAGYAGAIVAGRLARRLRPEDVAVTLVNAEADFVERVRMHQLAVGQDLPPRPLDEMFAGTGVELRVARVTGVDVDRRAVTVVDANGAGELAYDTLVYALGSGWNDQGVPGVAEHAHQIAGRPGALRLRERLAGLPAGQPVVVVGGGLTGVEAVTEIAEARPDLDVALVARAGLGDWLSPKGRGHLRKVCDRLGITVHEHAAVTGVEADRVTTADGGSVPAAVTVWTTGFAVHPIAQATALEVTDTGRIVVDGTMRSVSHPDVYAVGDAALAKGVGDKPLRMSCASGVPMAWQAADAVAARLTGGKLPNTPLRYFNQCISLGRSEGLIQYVTGDDRAVRAALTGRLAAVYKELVCKGAAWGVANPVLGPSRRRPVVRDAVRDAEREAAREAAREQAAPSGVADEAGAAGVRVPTGSLVPDGPVDSTDPGIKATA; from the coding sequence ATGCAGCACCGCATCATCGTCCTCGGAGCCGGATACGCCGGAGCCATCGTCGCGGGCCGCCTCGCCAGGCGGCTGCGCCCGGAAGACGTCGCCGTCACCCTCGTCAACGCCGAGGCCGACTTCGTCGAGCGCGTCCGTATGCACCAGCTCGCGGTGGGCCAGGATCTTCCGCCCCGGCCGCTCGACGAGATGTTCGCGGGCACCGGCGTCGAGCTGAGGGTCGCGAGGGTCACCGGCGTCGACGTCGACCGCAGGGCCGTGACCGTCGTCGACGCGAACGGCGCCGGGGAACTCGCCTACGACACCCTCGTGTACGCCCTCGGCAGCGGCTGGAACGACCAGGGCGTCCCCGGCGTCGCCGAGCACGCCCATCAGATCGCCGGCCGCCCCGGGGCGCTCCGGCTGCGTGAGCGCCTGGCCGGGCTCCCCGCGGGGCAGCCCGTGGTCGTGGTCGGCGGCGGTCTCACCGGCGTGGAGGCGGTCACCGAGATCGCCGAGGCCCGCCCGGACCTCGACGTGGCCCTCGTCGCCCGCGCGGGCCTCGGCGACTGGCTGTCGCCCAAGGGGCGCGGACATCTGCGGAAGGTCTGCGACCGGCTCGGCATCACCGTGCACGAGCACGCCGCCGTCACCGGCGTCGAGGCCGACCGCGTCACCACCGCCGACGGAGGGTCGGTCCCGGCCGCGGTCACGGTGTGGACGACCGGCTTCGCCGTCCACCCGATCGCGCAGGCCACCGCCCTGGAGGTCACCGACACCGGCCGGATCGTGGTCGACGGCACCATGCGCTCGGTCTCGCACCCGGACGTGTACGCAGTCGGCGACGCGGCCCTGGCGAAGGGCGTCGGCGACAAGCCGCTGCGGATGTCGTGCGCCTCGGGCGTCCCCATGGCCTGGCAGGCCGCCGACGCCGTCGCGGCACGCCTGACCGGCGGGAAACTCCCGAACACGCCGCTGCGCTACTTCAACCAGTGCATCTCGCTGGGGCGCAGCGAGGGCCTGATCCAGTACGTCACCGGCGACGACCGCGCCGTGCGGGCGGCCCTGACGGGACGGCTCGCCGCCGTCTACAAGGAACTGGTCTGCAAGGGCGCGGCCTGGGGTGTCGCCAACCCGGTGCTCGGGCCGTCCCGCCGCCGGCCCGTCGTACGGGACGCCGTGCGCGACGCCGAGCGGGAGGCCGCGCGGGAGGCCGCGCGGGAGCAGGCGGCTCCGAGCGGGGTGGCCGATGAGGCCGGTGCGGCCGGTGTACGCGTCCCGACCGGTTCACTCGTCCCGGACGGCCCGGTGGACTCGACGGACCCGGGGATCAAGGCGACGGCGTGA
- a CDS encoding SCO2400 family protein — protein MDYCSSCRRHLNGALVCPGCGAYAPDIAPVPTHGHAVGAGTAGTTSPYAATAHFTPASSTPAPVTAAPLAGPLPERVPARVPDRALDVALGLDADAYPDVDLTSETASSAVAAVSAAPQGRAARRRQLARWKKNQRRAVVVTAVTLVSGLAVAALERQNGDRTQAASAPETPTAAGGEEPTLEHTVPTVSRSDGHRNAPSAASPRQSPATGHARKQDTPADSRPDSAAAPAGTTALSTPETSGQQRGHGSSAYSSTVGALTGTAGQQSSDSATTGGSGSSTSGSGSGSGSDAGTASGTGSNSSSSSASSGASSSSSGTGSGTGSGTAVTSPSDVCLLGLICLS, from the coding sequence ATGGACTACTGCTCCTCGTGTCGTCGGCATCTCAACGGAGCCCTGGTGTGTCCAGGGTGTGGCGCCTACGCCCCGGACATCGCCCCCGTCCCGACCCACGGACACGCCGTCGGGGCCGGGACCGCAGGGACGACGTCGCCGTACGCGGCCACCGCGCACTTCACCCCCGCGTCTTCCACCCCCGCGCCCGTCACCGCCGCCCCCCTGGCCGGGCCGCTCCCCGAACGCGTTCCGGCGCGCGTTCCCGACCGGGCTCTCGACGTCGCCCTCGGTCTCGACGCCGACGCCTACCCCGACGTCGACCTCACGAGCGAGACGGCCTCGTCGGCCGTCGCGGCGGTGTCCGCGGCGCCGCAGGGCCGGGCGGCACGGCGGCGGCAGCTGGCCCGCTGGAAGAAGAACCAGCGGCGGGCCGTGGTCGTCACAGCCGTCACGCTCGTCAGCGGGCTGGCGGTCGCCGCGCTGGAGCGGCAGAACGGCGACCGGACCCAGGCGGCCTCGGCGCCGGAGACCCCCACCGCCGCCGGCGGCGAGGAACCGACCCTGGAGCACACCGTCCCCACGGTGAGCCGGTCCGACGGCCACCGCAACGCGCCGTCGGCCGCCTCCCCCCGGCAGTCGCCGGCCACCGGGCACGCCCGGAAGCAGGACACCCCGGCGGACAGCCGCCCGGACTCCGCCGCGGCACCCGCCGGCACGACGGCGCTGTCCACGCCGGAGACCTCGGGACAGCAGCGGGGACACGGATCGTCGGCCTACAGCTCGACGGTCGGCGCCCTGACCGGCACGGCCGGGCAGCAGTCCTCCGACTCGGCCACGACCGGCGGTTCGGGCTCCTCGACGTCGGGCTCGGGTTCGGGCTCGGGCTCCGACGCGGGCACCGCCTCCGGCACGGGCTCGAACTCGTCGTCCTCGTCCGCCTCTTCGGGTGCGTCGTCCTCGTCGTCCGGGACAGGTTCCGGCACGGGGTCCGGCACGGCGGTCACCTCGCCGTCCGACGTCTGCCTGCTGGGCCTGATCTGCCTCAGCTGA
- a CDS encoding DUF952 domain-containing protein: MIYHVVHPDEWNAEAGRPYAPASLAEDGFVHCSPDVETTLAVVNAFYRSGSRPLLALVLDEERLSARCAWEAADPAPPPGVSPGTLFPHVFGPLDRDAVVRVLEVRWDADGRATGLADLG, from the coding sequence ATGATTTATCACGTAGTGCACCCGGACGAGTGGAACGCCGAAGCCGGCCGGCCCTACGCGCCCGCTTCGCTCGCCGAGGACGGGTTCGTGCACTGCTCGCCCGACGTGGAGACCACGCTCGCGGTCGTCAACGCGTTCTACCGGAGCGGCTCCCGGCCCCTGCTGGCGCTGGTCCTCGACGAGGAACGGCTCTCCGCGAGGTGTGCGTGGGAGGCGGCCGACCCCGCTCCGCCGCCCGGGGTCTCCCCCGGCACCCTGTTCCCGCACGTGTTCGGACCGCTCGACCGGGACGCCGTGGTGCGCGTCCTGGAGGTCCGCTGGGACGCGGACGGCCGCGCGACGGGCCTGGCGGACCTCGGCTGA
- a CDS encoding SpoIIE family protein phosphatase produces the protein MNGRGVTSRGTAPERVPEDFAVVVDDRGAITAWSAGAEQLLGYGAAEVVGRPAADLLAARLPESARRHVAAGRRTASEVALRHRGGDRVVLRLQAMPMADAGPGRLWLVTGAGPVSEPGRAEPVTAALWDLTLAQLPVPVAVYDRAARLVSANASMAHVMGLTVDEMRGRTLWEIEPTKPFDEYDRLQRQVLRTGETVFHEAHGRAPGETREHAWSMFISPLKDEAGRVLGVSAAVFDTTEEHWARRRLAVLNDAGVRIGSALDVTRTVEELADVAVEGFADFVTVDLLESVVLGDEPEPLRPDRPVVVRRAAQRSVLEGCPESVAAPGDAVRYPVTTPPMRTLIAGRGTRHTAGEPGIQEWIRSSRARAETVSKYMIHSLMLVPLRARGVTLGLVHFLRHRTGDAFSEDDLLLAEEIVARAAVSVDNARRYTRERRTALALQRSLLPVRPRELTATEVAYRYLPAGSGADVGGDWFDVIPLSGARVALVVGDVVGHGIHASATMGRLRTAVRTLADVDLAPDELLTQLDDLVLRLDREEGPEARGRAQDASGEVGATCVYAVYDPVSRRCTMARAGHPPPAVVTPDGGVRFLDLPAGPPLGLGGLPFESVEVELAEGSLLAFYTDGLVEAADRDIDAGLALLHRALSAPAAPLAPLEETCDDVLRTVLSDRPGDDVVLMLARTAALDAGKVRTWQVARDPAAVAGARKLAGEQLAAWGLTEAAFATELIVSELVTNALRYGGDPIVLRLIRDTSLICEVSDGSSTAPHLRRARVFDEGGRGLLLVAQIAERWGTRQTPAGKTIWAEQSLPAAPA, from the coding sequence ATGAACGGTAGAGGTGTCACATCCCGGGGCACGGCGCCGGAACGCGTGCCGGAGGACTTCGCGGTCGTCGTCGACGACCGTGGGGCGATCACGGCGTGGAGCGCGGGAGCCGAGCAGCTGCTGGGGTACGGGGCCGCCGAGGTCGTGGGCCGGCCGGCCGCCGATCTGCTCGCCGCGCGGCTGCCCGAGTCGGCGCGGCGCCATGTCGCCGCCGGCCGCCGGACGGCCAGTGAGGTGGCGCTGCGGCACCGCGGCGGAGACCGTGTGGTGCTGCGGCTGCAGGCGATGCCGATGGCGGACGCGGGCCCCGGGCGGCTCTGGCTGGTGACGGGCGCCGGGCCGGTCAGCGAGCCCGGGCGGGCCGAGCCGGTCACGGCGGCGCTGTGGGACCTCACGCTCGCGCAGCTCCCCGTGCCGGTGGCGGTCTACGACCGTGCGGCACGGCTGGTGTCGGCCAACGCGTCGATGGCCCACGTGATGGGCCTGACCGTCGACGAGATGCGGGGCCGGACCCTGTGGGAGATCGAGCCCACGAAGCCGTTCGACGAGTACGACCGTCTGCAGCGGCAGGTGCTGCGCACCGGCGAGACGGTGTTCCACGAGGCGCACGGCAGGGCCCCCGGCGAAACCCGGGAGCACGCCTGGTCGATGTTCATCTCACCGCTGAAGGACGAGGCCGGCCGGGTGCTCGGGGTCTCGGCGGCCGTCTTCGACACCACCGAGGAGCACTGGGCGCGCCGCCGCCTCGCGGTCCTCAACGACGCCGGCGTGCGCATCGGCAGCGCCCTGGACGTGACCCGCACGGTGGAGGAACTGGCCGACGTCGCCGTCGAAGGGTTCGCCGACTTCGTCACCGTGGATCTGCTGGAGTCCGTCGTGCTGGGCGACGAGCCGGAGCCGCTGCGGCCGGACCGGCCCGTCGTGGTGCGCCGCGCGGCGCAGCGGTCGGTGCTGGAGGGCTGCCCGGAGTCGGTCGCGGCCCCGGGCGACGCCGTGCGCTACCCGGTCACAACACCGCCGATGCGCACGCTGATCGCCGGCCGGGGCACCCGGCACACGGCCGGCGAGCCGGGGATACAGGAATGGATCAGGTCCTCCCGGGCCCGCGCCGAGACCGTCTCGAAGTACATGATCCACTCGCTGATGCTGGTGCCGCTGCGCGCCCGCGGGGTGACCCTCGGTCTGGTGCACTTCCTGCGGCACCGCACGGGGGACGCCTTCAGCGAGGACGACCTGCTGCTCGCCGAGGAGATCGTCGCCCGGGCGGCGGTGAGCGTGGACAACGCCCGCCGCTACACGCGGGAACGCCGCACGGCGCTGGCGCTCCAGCGCAGCCTGCTTCCCGTGCGGCCCCGGGAGCTGACGGCGACGGAGGTGGCGTACCGCTATCTGCCCGCCGGGTCCGGCGCCGACGTGGGCGGCGACTGGTTCGACGTCATCCCGCTGTCCGGCGCCCGGGTCGCCCTGGTCGTGGGCGACGTGGTGGGCCACGGCATCCACGCCTCGGCCACGATGGGCCGGCTGCGCACCGCCGTGCGGACCCTCGCGGACGTCGACCTCGCCCCCGACGAACTGCTCACCCAGCTCGACGACCTCGTCCTCAGGCTGGACCGGGAGGAGGGCCCGGAGGCCCGCGGGCGCGCGCAGGACGCTTCGGGGGAGGTCGGGGCGACCTGTGTGTACGCCGTGTACGACCCGGTGTCCCGGCGCTGCACCATGGCCCGCGCCGGACATCCGCCACCCGCGGTGGTCACCCCCGACGGCGGCGTGCGCTTCCTGGACCTGCCGGCCGGGCCGCCGCTCGGGCTCGGCGGGCTGCCGTTCGAGTCCGTCGAGGTGGAGCTCGCGGAGGGCAGCCTGCTCGCCTTCTACACCGACGGCCTGGTCGAGGCCGCCGACCGCGACATCGACGCCGGCCTCGCCCTGCTGCACCGGGCGCTGAGCGCCCCGGCCGCACCGCTGGCGCCGCTGGAGGAGACCTGCGACGACGTGCTGCGCACGGTGCTGAGCGACCGTCCCGGCGACGACGTCGTGCTGATGCTGGCGCGCACCGCCGCGCTGGACGCCGGGAAGGTGCGCACCTGGCAGGTGGCGCGGGATCCCGCGGCGGTGGCCGGGGCGCGCAAGCTGGCGGGCGAACAGCTGGCCGCGTGGGGGCTGACGGAGGCGGCGTTCGCCACCGAACTGATCGTCAGCGAACTCGTCACGAACGCCTTGCGGTACGGCGGCGACCCGATCGTGCTGCGGCTCATCCGCGACACGTCGCTCATCTGCGAGGTCTCCGACGGCAGCAGCACCGCCCCGCATCTGCGGCGGGCCCGGGTCTTCGACGAGGGCGGGCGCGGGCTGCTGCTCGTCGCCCAGATCGCGGAGCGCTGGGGCACCCGTCAGACGCCCGCCGGCAAGACCATCTGGGCGGAGCAGTCCCTGCCGGCCGCCCCGGCCTGA
- a CDS encoding CBS domain-containing protein produces MTPAQTQYRTTAHPAPATMALTVALTTTTAMGDGVDAHAPRVSDDMTVEVALAVMAGARVGYLTVCDGDDQSTGVVTLARLAALRGSSAYTDRIRLRDVLDGSPRSRGIRAGARPGDAGEHARTPGGLALSH; encoded by the coding sequence TTGACGCCGGCTCAGACGCAGTACCGCACCACCGCACACCCCGCCCCCGCGACCATGGCCCTGACCGTGGCCCTGACCACCACCACGGCCATGGGGGACGGCGTAGACGCGCACGCGCCCCGGGTCAGTGACGACATGACCGTCGAGGTCGCCCTGGCCGTCATGGCGGGCGCCCGTGTCGGGTACCTGACCGTGTGCGACGGTGACGACCAGAGCACGGGCGTGGTCACCCTGGCCCGGCTCGCCGCCCTCCGCGGCAGTTCCGCGTACACGGACCGGATCCGTCTGCGGGACGTCCTGGACGGATCGCCGCGCTCGCGCGGGATCCGGGCCGGCGCCCGGCCCGGCGACGCCGGCGAGCACGCCCGGACCCCGGGCGGACTCGCCCTCTCCCACTGA